The following are encoded in a window of Flavobacterium cupriresistens genomic DNA:
- a CDS encoding patatin-like phospholipase family protein yields MRPIQPSISNTQSQRFLRLQQPSISIWNVPLLLFICLFLNTQSSFSQENEKKATQDTVRRPKIGLVLSGGGAKGFAHIGVLKVLEEAGIKIDYIGGTSMGSVIGGLYASGYNAAQIDSIFKKTNFDELINDYIPRSSKNFYGKKNDELYAIILPFSNFRIGIPEALSKGMYNYNLLSSLTRNVRHIRDFNKLPTPFLCIGTNIETGEEVLLNKGNLVQAMVASAAFPSLFTPVEIDGKLLVDGGVVNNYPIKEVRNLGADIIIGVDVQDDLLNRKGLKNATRILVQITNLQSIDKMKSKIKDTDIYIRPDIRDYGVVSFDKGEEIIRKGEEAAFAVYEKIKSLTDENHFYKKPKLKIGTDTLQIKKINNDKLDNYTKEYIRGKLRFKPGSTITYDDLKTGINNLNATQNFSTISYCLEPDGDQDDLDLTLQENPTQTFLKLGLHYDGLYKSGILLNLTHKKTLLKNDVTSLDIILGDNFRYDFNYYVENGFNISFGFRSRLNKFNRNVTSNFNNLPKENVETNQINVDFTDLTNQAYFQTIFVQKFLMGGGLEYKYLKISSPTLADIEQVIEKSNYLSVFGYLKYDSFDNKSFPHSGLYFSTDLQTYLTSSNYTKAFKPFSTAKAEIAFAGTLYKKATFKIGTDAGFNIGSDSVPFFDYIFGGYGFNKINNFNYFYGYDFLSITGNSYIKADLTVDYEIFKKNHVNISANFANLGDDIFTTTDWISMPKYSGYAVGYGLETIIGPIEIKHSWSPEMSKNFTWFSIGFLF; encoded by the coding sequence ATGCGCCCAATTCAGCCGTCCATTTCAAATACTCAGTCACAAAGATTTTTACGTCTCCAACAGCCTTCCATTTCAATCTGGAATGTGCCGTTGCTTCTTTTTATATGCTTGTTTCTAAATACTCAAAGCTCTTTTTCTCAGGAAAACGAAAAAAAAGCGACACAAGACACGGTCAGAAGACCCAAAATTGGTTTGGTTTTAAGTGGTGGTGGTGCCAAAGGATTTGCTCATATTGGTGTTCTGAAAGTATTGGAAGAAGCCGGAATTAAGATTGACTATATCGGAGGAACCAGTATGGGATCTGTAATTGGTGGTCTTTATGCCTCCGGTTACAACGCTGCTCAAATTGATTCGATATTCAAAAAGACCAATTTCGACGAATTAATAAACGACTATATTCCGCGCTCGTCAAAAAACTTTTATGGTAAAAAGAATGACGAGTTATATGCTATTATTTTACCCTTTAGTAATTTCAGAATTGGTATTCCCGAAGCACTTTCAAAAGGAATGTACAATTATAATTTATTGAGCAGTCTGACACGAAATGTACGTCATATTCGCGATTTCAATAAACTACCAACACCCTTCCTGTGTATTGGAACGAATATCGAAACAGGTGAAGAGGTTTTACTTAATAAAGGGAATCTCGTTCAGGCAATGGTAGCAAGTGCCGCCTTTCCGTCCTTATTTACTCCTGTAGAAATAGACGGAAAATTATTAGTAGATGGTGGAGTTGTCAACAATTATCCTATAAAAGAAGTTCGAAACCTTGGCGCCGATATTATTATTGGGGTCGATGTTCAGGATGATTTATTAAATCGAAAAGGCCTTAAAAATGCAACCCGAATATTAGTTCAGATTACCAATCTCCAATCGATTGATAAAATGAAAAGCAAAATAAAGGATACCGATATTTACATCAGACCCGACATCCGCGATTATGGTGTGGTTTCGTTTGATAAAGGAGAAGAAATAATCCGAAAAGGAGAAGAAGCAGCCTTTGCCGTTTACGAAAAAATCAAATCGTTAACCGACGAAAATCATTTTTATAAAAAACCAAAATTAAAAATAGGCACGGACACCCTTCAAATAAAAAAAATAAACAACGACAAACTAGACAATTACACTAAAGAATACATTCGGGGTAAACTCCGTTTTAAACCCGGAAGTACTATAACATACGACGATTTGAAAACGGGAATAAACAATCTGAACGCTACGCAAAACTTTAGCACAATTTCATATTGTTTAGAACCAGACGGAGATCAGGACGATTTAGACCTTACTTTACAGGAAAATCCAACGCAAACTTTTCTAAAACTTGGTTTGCACTATGATGGTCTTTACAAAAGTGGCATTTTGCTGAACCTTACCCATAAAAAGACATTACTGAAAAATGATGTCACTTCTCTGGACATTATTTTAGGAGATAATTTCAGATATGATTTTAATTATTATGTTGAAAACGGTTTCAACATCAGCTTTGGATTTCGTTCCAGATTAAACAAGTTCAACCGAAACGTTACTAGTAATTTTAACAATCTTCCAAAAGAAAATGTGGAAACAAATCAGATCAACGTAGATTTTACCGACCTGACTAATCAAGCTTATTTTCAAACGATCTTTGTCCAAAAGTTTCTCATGGGCGGAGGTTTAGAATACAAATATTTAAAAATAAGTTCCCCAACTCTTGCAGACATAGAGCAGGTTATTGAAAAAAGTAACTACCTCAGTGTTTTTGGTTATCTGAAATATGATTCTTTTGACAACAAAAGCTTTCCTCATTCGGGATTGTATTTTTCTACCGACCTGCAAACCTATTTAACATCTTCCAATTACACCAAAGCATTCAAGCCTTTCTCAACTGCAAAGGCCGAAATTGCCTTTGCTGGCACACTTTATAAAAAAGCGACCTTCAAAATCGGAACGGATGCCGGATTTAATATTGGCAGTGATAGTGTTCCTTTTTTCGATTATATTTTTGGAGGATACGGCTTTAACAAAATAAACAACTTCAATTATTTTTACGGATACGACTTCTTAAGCATAACCGGAAACAGTTACATAAAAGCAGATCTGACCGTTGATTATGAAATATTTAAAAAGAACCACGTTAATATTTCAGCTAATTTTGCCAACCTTGGTGATGATATTTTCACCACGACAGACTGGATCTCAATGCCCAAATATTCAGGCTATGCCGTAGGTTACGGACTCGAAACCATTATTGGTCCTATCGAAATTAAACATTCTTGGTCTCCTGAGATGTCAAAGAATTTTACTTGGTTTAGTATTGGATTTTTATTTTAA
- a CDS encoding DUF3108 domain-containing protein: MKKIVLILLVLTTFSFDSQKEDAFDTGEYFKFRIHYGIINAGYATLEIKDATVNNKKVFHAVGKGYTTGMSKLFFKVEDLYESYFDKETGSPYRYVRKINEGGYTKNQEGFFNQNENRILVKDYKRNTEKTLVTTDAVQDIVSSFYYLRNHPNIDKLKSGDSITIDMFFDDEITKFKLKFIGRQDITTKFGTVSTMVFKPLVQTGRVFKEKESLTLWITDDNNKVPIRIKADLAVGSLKADLDEYKGLKNPFKAKK, translated from the coding sequence ATGAAAAAAATAGTCCTCATCCTATTAGTTCTCACTACATTTAGTTTCGACTCTCAAAAAGAAGATGCCTTCGATACTGGAGAATATTTCAAATTTAGAATTCATTACGGAATCATAAACGCCGGCTATGCAACTTTAGAAATAAAAGATGCTACGGTAAACAACAAAAAAGTGTTTCATGCGGTAGGCAAAGGTTACACCACCGGAATGTCGAAACTCTTTTTTAAAGTCGAAGATTTATACGAAAGTTATTTTGACAAAGAAACCGGCAGTCCCTATCGATACGTCAGAAAAATAAACGAAGGCGGATACACCAAAAATCAGGAAGGTTTTTTTAATCAAAATGAAAATAGAATTCTGGTAAAAGACTACAAACGCAACACCGAAAAAACGCTTGTAACAACTGACGCTGTTCAGGATATTGTCTCCTCTTTTTACTACTTGAGAAATCATCCGAATATAGACAAACTTAAATCCGGCGACTCCATTACAATCGATATGTTTTTTGATGATGAAATCACAAAATTTAAGTTAAAATTTATAGGCCGTCAAGATATTACGACTAAATTTGGAACCGTTTCTACAATGGTCTTCAAGCCTCTTGTACAAACAGGAAGAGTATTCAAAGAAAAAGAAAGTTTAACACTTTGGATCACAGACGACAATAACAAAGTCCCGATTAGAATTAAAGCAGACCTCGCCGTAGGTTCTCTTAAAGCAGATCTTGACGAATACAAAGGATTAAAAAATCCATTTAAAGCAAAAAAATAA
- a CDS encoding M23 family metallopeptidase: MKKAVVIIIILFSIFSCKKTEEKVETKITKPKAKKVEFGFNYTDFNVIHDTIQKGDSFGSIFQGQNIGDKKVYDIVEQIKDSFNVRSIRYNKPYTLLRSKNKTNNLQVFIYQPDALTYYVVDFRDSIAKAYKKVKPVTLKRKIIGGVLKSSLSETLGNESVETALASRITKVFSWSIDFFKLKKGDRYGLIFTERFINNKVYDGVEELEAAFFEYKGKIIYAFPFEKDTLSGKIEYYDDQGRTLKNFFLKTPIKFSRITSRFTMNRFHPVQHTWKAHKGTDYAAPTGTPISTTASGVVEATGYTAGNGNFVKVKHNGTYSTQYLHMSRILVRRGQRVTQGQKIGLVGSTGLASGPHVCYRFWKNGVQVDALRLNLPTGESLTGNDRTRFMKQTEPLKRELDSIGNL; encoded by the coding sequence TTGAAAAAAGCAGTCGTAATTATTATAATATTGTTTTCAATATTTTCATGTAAAAAAACAGAAGAGAAAGTCGAAACCAAAATTACCAAACCAAAAGCTAAAAAAGTTGAATTTGGTTTTAATTACACTGATTTTAATGTTATTCACGACACCATCCAAAAAGGAGATTCTTTTGGATCTATCTTCCAAGGTCAAAATATTGGAGATAAAAAAGTGTATGACATTGTAGAACAGATCAAAGATTCTTTTAACGTAAGAAGCATCCGTTATAACAAACCTTATACGCTACTTCGATCCAAAAACAAAACAAACAACCTTCAGGTTTTTATTTATCAGCCCGATGCCTTGACCTATTATGTCGTTGATTTCAGAGACAGCATCGCAAAAGCTTATAAAAAAGTAAAACCCGTTACACTAAAACGTAAAATTATTGGTGGTGTTTTAAAAAGCTCTTTATCCGAAACTTTAGGAAATGAAAGTGTTGAAACAGCCCTTGCCAGCAGAATCACCAAAGTATTCTCGTGGTCCATTGACTTTTTTAAACTCAAAAAAGGAGATCGTTACGGACTCATCTTCACGGAACGTTTTATAAACAATAAAGTTTACGACGGAGTTGAAGAGCTGGAAGCTGCTTTTTTTGAATATAAAGGAAAAATTATTTATGCTTTTCCGTTTGAGAAGGACACGCTTTCAGGAAAAATAGAATATTATGATGATCAGGGAAGAACCTTGAAAAACTTTTTCTTAAAAACACCGATCAAATTCAGCCGAATCACTTCTCGTTTTACTATGAACAGATTCCATCCCGTGCAACACACCTGGAAAGCACACAAAGGAACCGATTATGCCGCTCCAACCGGAACTCCGATTTCTACAACGGCATCCGGAGTTGTTGAAGCAACAGGATATACAGCCGGAAACGGAAACTTTGTAAAAGTAAAACACAACGGAACCTACTCTACTCAATACTTACACATGTCCAGAATTTTAGTGCGCCGTGGTCAACGTGTAACACAGGGACAAAAAATAGGCTTAGTAGGAAGTACCGGTCTTGCATCAGGACCTCATGTTTGCTACCGTTTCTGGAAAAATGGCGTTCAGGTAGATGCCCTTCGACTTAATTTACCAACCGGAGAATCTTTGACCGGAAACGACAGAACCCGTTTCATGAAACAAACTGAACCGCTAAAAAGAGAATTGGACAGCATTGGGAATTTGTAA
- the hppD gene encoding 4-hydroxyphenylpyruvate dioxygenase, producing MSKEVKSVEYGLEKIFEGAQDFLPLLGTDYVEFYVGNAKQSAHYYKTAFGYQSLAYAGLETGVKDKASYVLKQDKIRIVLTTPLTQDSPIHEHLKKHGDGVKVAALWVEDARSAYEETMKRGARSFMEPTVESDEFGEVIRSGIYTYGETVHIFVERKNYNGIFLPGYKEWKSDYNPEPTGLKYIDHMVGNVGWNEMNTWVKFYEDVMGFVNFLSFDDKQINTEYSALMSKVMSNGNGRIKFPINEPAEGKKRSQIEEYLDFYGGPGIQHIAIATDDIIKTVSELKARGVDFLSAPPHTYYQAIPERLGVHMDMMKEDINEIEKLAIMVDADEDGYLLQIFTKPVQDRPTLFFEIIQRMGAKGFGAGNFKALFESIEREQELRGTL from the coding sequence ATGAGTAAAGAAGTAAAATCAGTAGAATACGGATTAGAGAAAATCTTCGAAGGAGCACAAGACTTCCTTCCTTTATTAGGAACAGATTATGTAGAATTCTACGTAGGAAATGCAAAACAATCAGCACATTATTATAAAACGGCTTTCGGTTATCAATCATTAGCCTATGCAGGATTGGAAACAGGAGTAAAAGACAAAGCTTCTTATGTTTTGAAACAAGACAAAATCAGAATTGTTCTTACGACTCCATTAACACAGGATTCTCCAATACACGAACATCTTAAAAAACATGGTGACGGTGTAAAAGTTGCCGCTTTATGGGTTGAAGATGCCAGAAGTGCTTATGAAGAAACGATGAAACGTGGTGCCCGTTCTTTTATGGAACCAACTGTTGAGTCAGATGAATTTGGAGAAGTGATTCGTTCGGGAATTTACACCTACGGAGAAACAGTTCATATTTTTGTAGAAAGAAAAAACTACAACGGTATCTTCTTACCGGGTTATAAAGAATGGAAATCGGACTACAATCCCGAGCCAACAGGATTAAAATATATCGATCACATGGTAGGAAATGTGGGTTGGAATGAAATGAATACCTGGGTAAAATTCTACGAAGACGTTATGGGATTCGTAAACTTCTTATCTTTTGACGACAAACAAATCAATACCGAATATTCGGCTTTGATGAGTAAAGTAATGTCTAATGGAAACGGAAGAATCAAATTCCCAATTAACGAACCGGCAGAAGGAAAGAAAAGATCTCAAATTGAGGAATACTTAGATTTCTACGGAGGACCCGGAATTCAACACATCGCAATTGCTACAGATGATATTATCAAAACGGTATCTGAATTAAAAGCAAGAGGTGTTGACTTTTTGTCTGCACCACCTCATACCTATTACCAAGCTATTCCTGAAAGATTAGGAGTGCATATGGATATGATGAAAGAGGATATTAATGAAATTGAAAAGTTAGCCATTATGGTCGATGCCGATGAAGATGGTTACTTATTACAAATATTTACAAAACCTGTTCAGGACAGACCTACCTTATTTTTCGAAATTATTCAAAGAATGGGAGCAAAAGGATTCGGTGCAGGGAACTTTAAAGCCCTTTTTGAGTCAATCGAGAGAGAACAGGAATTGCGAGGAACTTTGTAA
- the pgi gene encoding glucose-6-phosphate isomerase — MALNTTNPTGTEAWKNLQNHYNATHKTTIQELFQQDTARVEKFNLQWNDFLVDYSKNNVSSETISLLLELANSIGLKNAIADYFNGEIINLTENRAVLHTALRAPEAAVIKVDGENVIPEVYEVKNKIKNFTQEVISGQRKGFTGKAFTDIVNIGIGGSDLGPVMAVEALQFYKNHLNLHFVSNVDGDHVNEIIKKLNPETTLFLIVSKTFTTQETLTNSETIKEWFLKSAKQEDIAKHFVAVSTNIQKVTEFGINPDNVFPMWDWVGGRFSLWSAVGLSIALAIGFDNYNDLLEGAYEMDEHFKTAEFDENIPVTLALLSVWYNNFFGAESEALIPYTQYLQKLAPYLQQATMESNGKSVGRDGKPVNYQTGTIIWGEPGTNSQHAFFQLIHQGTKIIPTDFIGFVKPLYGNEDHHDKLMSNFFAQTEALLHGKTADQVQAEFDKQGLSPEKAAYLQPFKVFTGNKPTNTILIQKLTPKSLGSLIALYELKIFVQGIIWNIFSFDQWGVELGKQLANSILDEINTKTVKTHDSSTTFLLNHFLRNK, encoded by the coding sequence ATGGCTTTAAACACAACAAACCCAACCGGGACTGAAGCGTGGAAAAATCTGCAAAACCACTATAACGCTACTCATAAAACTACGATACAGGAATTATTTCAACAAGATACTGCTCGTGTTGAAAAATTCAACTTACAATGGAACGACTTTTTAGTAGACTATTCTAAAAACAACGTTAGTTCCGAAACGATCTCACTTTTACTGGAACTGGCCAATTCTATTGGATTAAAAAATGCCATTGCGGATTATTTTAATGGAGAGATCATTAACCTGACAGAAAACAGAGCCGTTTTGCACACTGCATTGCGCGCTCCGGAAGCTGCCGTAATAAAAGTGGACGGAGAAAATGTAATACCGGAAGTTTATGAAGTAAAAAACAAAATAAAAAACTTTACTCAGGAAGTTATATCGGGCCAAAGAAAAGGTTTCACAGGAAAAGCGTTTACTGATATCGTGAATATTGGTATTGGAGGTTCTGATCTTGGTCCGGTTATGGCAGTGGAAGCTTTACAATTTTACAAGAACCATCTGAACTTACATTTTGTTTCTAATGTCGATGGAGATCATGTAAACGAGATAATCAAAAAGTTAAATCCGGAAACCACTCTTTTTCTGATTGTTTCTAAAACGTTTACTACACAAGAAACTTTAACCAATTCTGAAACCATAAAAGAATGGTTTTTAAAATCGGCAAAACAAGAAGATATCGCCAAACATTTTGTAGCAGTATCGACAAACATCCAGAAAGTAACCGAATTCGGAATCAATCCTGACAATGTTTTCCCAATGTGGGACTGGGTTGGAGGAAGATTTTCTTTGTGGAGCGCTGTTGGTTTGAGCATTGCATTGGCCATTGGTTTTGATAATTATAATGATTTATTAGAGGGTGCTTACGAAATGGATGAGCATTTTAAAACCGCCGAATTTGACGAAAACATTCCGGTAACCCTAGCCTTACTAAGCGTTTGGTACAATAATTTCTTTGGAGCAGAGAGCGAAGCCCTGATTCCTTATACTCAATACTTACAAAAATTAGCTCCGTACTTGCAACAAGCAACTATGGAAAGCAACGGAAAAAGTGTCGGGCGCGACGGAAAACCGGTAAACTACCAAACCGGAACTATCATCTGGGGAGAGCCGGGAACGAATTCGCAGCATGCTTTTTTCCAATTAATCCACCAAGGGACAAAAATAATCCCAACAGATTTTATTGGATTTGTAAAACCTTTATACGGAAATGAAGACCATCACGATAAATTGATGTCTAACTTTTTTGCACAAACAGAAGCTTTGTTACACGGAAAAACCGCCGATCAGGTTCAGGCAGAATTTGACAAACAAGGACTTTCTCCGGAAAAAGCAGCTTACTTACAACCGTTCAAAGTTTTCACAGGAAACAAACCAACGAATACCATCCTGATTCAAAAACTAACACCAAAATCATTAGGTTCTTTAATTGCTTTATATGAACTTAAAATTTTTGTACAGGGAATCATTTGGAATATTTTCAGCTTCGATCAATGGGGAGTGGAATTAGGAAAACAGCTCGCCAATTCTATATTAGATGAAATAAATACTAAAACTGTAAAAACGCACGACAGTTCAACTACATTCTTATTGAATCATTTTTTAAGAAATAAGTAA
- a CDS encoding homogentisate 1,2-dioxygenase produces MPLYHKLGDFPQKRHTQFEKPNGGFYYEQLFGTEGFHGHSSLSYHVHRPTQVKEILNSYSVEPKIAIGKNIKSLLFKGFELKPENDFLDSRKAMMVNKDCIIGLAAPKESLRNYFYKNADADEMLFIHKGKGKLRTMLGNIPFEYGDYLIIPRGVIYQIDFETTENRLFYVESYSPFYTPKRYKNQSGQHLEHSPFCERDFILPNELETHDEKGDFLIKIKKEGMIHEVVYATHPFDVIGWDGYNFPYGFSIHNFEPITGRVHQPPPVHQTFETATFVVCSFCPRLYDYHPKAIPAPYNHSNIDSDEVLYYVDGDFMSRNNIEQGHITLHPKGIPHGPAPGAMERSIGHKETQELAVMVDTFRPLMVTEEAMGLDDGQYYKSWTE; encoded by the coding sequence ATGCCATTATACCACAAACTTGGAGATTTTCCTCAAAAAAGACACACCCAATTCGAGAAACCAAACGGAGGTTTTTATTACGAACAATTATTCGGAACTGAAGGTTTTCACGGACATTCCTCTTTGTCTTATCATGTTCACAGACCAACGCAGGTTAAAGAAATTTTAAATTCTTATTCGGTTGAACCTAAAATTGCAATCGGAAAAAATATAAAATCATTACTATTTAAAGGATTTGAATTAAAACCGGAAAATGATTTTTTAGACAGTCGTAAAGCAATGATGGTCAATAAAGACTGTATTATTGGTTTGGCAGCTCCTAAAGAATCACTTCGAAATTATTTCTATAAAAATGCCGATGCCGACGAAATGCTTTTCATCCATAAAGGAAAAGGAAAGTTACGTACGATGCTGGGTAATATTCCTTTTGAATATGGAGATTATCTGATTATTCCAAGAGGAGTTATCTATCAAATAGATTTTGAGACTACCGAAAACCGACTTTTTTATGTCGAATCTTATTCTCCTTTTTACACTCCAAAACGTTATAAAAACCAATCGGGTCAGCATTTAGAGCATTCGCCATTTTGCGAACGAGACTTTATTTTGCCAAACGAGTTGGAAACACACGATGAAAAAGGTGATTTTTTAATTAAAATCAAAAAAGAAGGAATGATTCATGAAGTTGTTTACGCCACACACCCATTTGATGTTATTGGATGGGACGGCTACAATTTCCCTTATGGATTCTCCATTCATAATTTCGAACCTATAACCGGACGTGTGCATCAACCGCCACCGGTACACCAAACTTTTGAAACAGCTACTTTTGTTGTTTGCTCTTTCTGTCCAAGACTTTACGATTATCATCCAAAAGCAATTCCGGCACCTTATAACCACAGTAACATTGATTCAGATGAAGTGCTGTATTATGTTGACGGTGATTTTATGAGCCGTAATAATATTGAGCAGGGTCATATCACTTTACATCCAAAAGGAATTCCGCATGGTCCGGCACCGGGCGCAATGGAACGCAGTATTGGTCATAAAGAAACGCAGGAATTAGCCGTTATGGTTGATACTTTCAGACCACTTATGGTTACGGAAGAAGCCATGGGTCTTGACGATGGTCAGTATTACAAATCCTGGACGGAGTAA
- a CDS encoding tryptophan 2,3-dioxygenase family protein has protein sequence MNTPDNTESILKEIDLKFQAINQKTEVQLEGLLWSKPITYWDYIQTDALLSLQTQRTTLPDEMVFIMYHQVNELIFKMILWEIDQIADTENIQVAFFSERLSRITRYFDMLTNSFSIMENGMEVEQYMKFRNTLTPASGFQSAQYRLIEFASTDVINLTDRRYKANFDENTDLETSFEHLYWQAAGKDYQTGKKSYLLQEFENKYKEQFLRQITTFKTKNIWQKFTQLPEEDQLNPELIQAMRHYDHTVNITWVMQHLNTARKYILESGKGNGEATGGSDWQKYMHPKYQRRIFFPKLWTEEELSNWGNETIV, from the coding sequence ATGAACACCCCAGATAATACGGAATCCATCTTAAAAGAAATTGATCTTAAATTTCAAGCTATAAATCAAAAAACAGAAGTTCAACTTGAAGGTTTGCTTTGGTCAAAACCAATCACCTATTGGGATTACATTCAGACCGATGCTCTTTTAAGTCTTCAAACACAACGCACTACCCTTCCTGATGAAATGGTATTTATCATGTACCATCAGGTAAATGAGTTGATTTTTAAAATGATCTTATGGGAAATTGACCAGATTGCGGATACCGAAAACATTCAGGTTGCTTTTTTTAGTGAAAGACTATCCCGAATCACTCGTTATTTTGACATGCTGACCAATTCCTTCAGCATTATGGAAAACGGAATGGAGGTCGAGCAATACATGAAATTCAGAAACACTCTTACTCCCGCAAGTGGTTTTCAAAGTGCACAATACCGCTTAATTGAATTTGCTTCTACCGATGTAATCAATCTAACAGATCGCAGATACAAAGCCAACTTTGACGAAAATACCGATTTAGAAACCAGTTTCGAACATTTGTATTGGCAGGCCGCAGGAAAAGATTACCAAACAGGCAAAAAGTCGTACTTACTACAGGAATTCGAGAACAAATACAAGGAACAGTTTTTACGTCAAATCACTACATTTAAAACAAAAAACATCTGGCAAAAATTTACTCAGCTACCTGAAGAAGACCAACTGAATCCGGAACTAATTCAAGCGATGCGTCATTACGACCATACGGTTAATATTACCTGGGTTATGCAACACCTTAATACTGCAAGAAAATACATACTGGAAAGCGGAAAAGGCAATGGAGAAGCTACGGGCGGAAGCGATTGGCAAAAATATATGCATCCAAAATACCAAAGACGCATCTTTTTTCCTAAATTGTGGACCGAAGAAGAATTGTCCAATTGGGGTAACGAAACCATCGTTTAA